In one Palaemon carinicauda isolate YSFRI2023 chromosome 25, ASM3689809v2, whole genome shotgun sequence genomic region, the following are encoded:
- the LOC137619124 gene encoding uncharacterized protein encodes MTSNSSSDNGNYDSNGSSGYSNSDTTSYESHNSIDNSSYDSNNCSDNNSSIYSSSDNSSYDSNSRSYCSSNNSSFVSKSSCDNSSYNSNSSSYISSDNSNYDSNSSSYSNSDNSCYDSSYSSSDNSSYDSNSNS; translated from the coding sequence ATgacaagtaatagtagtagtgataacgGCAATTATGATAGTAATGGTAGTAGTGGTTATAGTAATAGTGATACCACTAGTTATGAAAGTCATAACAGTATTGATAATAGTAGTTATGACAGTAATAATTGTAGTGATAACAATAGTAGTatttatagtagtagtgataacaGTAGCTATGATAGTAATAGTCGTAGTTATTGTAGTAGTAATAACAGTAGTTTTGTAAGTAAAAGTAGTTGTGATAACAgtagttataatagtaatagtagtagttatattAGTAGTGATAAcagtaattatgatagtaatagtagtagttatagtaataGTGATAACAGTTGTTAtgatagtagttatagtagtagtgataacagtagttatgatagtaatagtaatagttaa